The following proteins come from a genomic window of Pangasianodon hypophthalmus isolate fPanHyp1 chromosome 24, fPanHyp1.pri, whole genome shotgun sequence:
- the wsb2 gene encoding WD repeat and SOCS box-containing protein 2: protein MEAQTQLPHALPDTLTSHEDGDELISELKPVFQPRLYGSPGCETWSVCFSPDGTRFAWSAGYGLVRVLPWPLPSNLHAADSKTNEKMLDCGDTVWGMAFGPRVSNRAKSARPSVKGQELLLATGLTNGTIKVWVISTGKLLFNLTGHRSVVRDLVFTPNGSLTLVSASRDKTLRVWDLAKKGLPSRVLTGPNYWVFKCSVSPDSSLIASVCNLDTKVYLWSLRSFTFVRNFKYDHERSMVSCDFSADGALLAVGSYCAATGWWLDLWDPYTADHLIKVEDCDLCVCRNDNLLTALTFSPVFPHLAFKDYRALQIWDMEQDKLVLVSDRNRVSGLCCAFHPGGSVIATGCRDGRVKFWRVPRVVPSLRHLCRTTLRYSVSTFQVQALPLPKKILDFLTYRDITKNKILRCSEHYS from the exons ATGGAGGCACAGACACAGCTTCCTCATGCTCTCCCAgacacactcaccagccacgAGG ATGGAGATGAACTGATCTCGGAGCTGAAGCCTGTTTTCCAACCCCGGCTCTATGGATCACCTGGCTGTGAGACATGGAGCGTGTGCTTCTCTCCGGACGGTACACGCTTTGCCTGGTCCGCGGGTTATGGACTGGTGAGGGTGCTGCCATGGCCTCTGCCTTCCAACCT TCATGCTGCGGATTCTAAGACTAATGAGAAAATGCTGGACTGTGGAGACACCGTGTGGGGCATGGCATTCGGGCCACGTGTCTCAAACCGGGCGAAATCTGCCCGACCGTCTGTAAAAGGCCAAGAACTGTTGCTAGCAACAGGCCTCACTAACGGAACAATCAAGGTGTGGGTCATCTCCACTG GAAAGTTACTGTTCAATCTGACTGGCCACCGGTCAGTCGTGAGAGATTTGGTCTTCACTCCAAATGGGAGTCTCACTCTTGTGTCAGCCTCCAGGGACAAAACTTTGAGAGTTTGGGACTTGGCAAAGAAAG GTCTACCATCCCGTGTGCTCACCGGTCCAAACTACTGGGTGTTCAAATGTTCTGTTTCTCCAGATAGCAGTTTGATTGCTTCAGTCTGTAACCTTGACACA AAAGTTTATCTCTGGAGTCTTCGATCCTTCACCTTCGTCAGGAACTTCAAATATGATCATGAGCGGtccatggtgtcctgtgatttCTCTGCCGATGGAGCACTGCTTGCGGTTGGCTCTTATTGTGCTGCGACAGGATGGTGGCTGGACCTGTGGGATCCCTACACTGCAGATCACCTGATTAAAGTGGA GGActgtgatctgtgtgtgtgcagaaatgACAATCTGCTGACGGCTTTGACGTTTTCTCCTGTATTCCCGCATCTGGCTTTCAAAGACTACAG GGCGTTACAGATTTGGGACATGGAACAAGACAAACTGGTTTTGGTGTCGGATCGTAACCGGGTCAGCGGACTGTGCTGCGCGTTCCACCCAGGAGGCAGCGTCATCGCTACAGG GTGTCGAGACGGACGTGTAAAGTTTTGGAGAGTTCCCCGCGTGGTCCCCAGTCTGCGACATTTGTGTCGTACCACGCTCAGGTACTCGGTGTCCACCTTCCAGGTGCAGGCTTTACCACTCCCAAAGAAAATCCTGGACTTCCTCACGTACAGAGACATTACTAAGAATAAGATCCTGCGCTGCAGTGAGCATTACAGCTGA